A genomic window from Pelagicoccus albus includes:
- a CDS encoding tetratricopeptide repeat protein has translation MAGPIGLRAIEPEDLAIPVAEDPAPFSESESIEEDLSLLAKGYWLAGSARRALAVGAYDLSYELAVEAESYVEEEDAAFENSLVVLDSLLATTQWVEARARLLELAGEYSEGQALERIALREAMMAYAEGDDAGVMTNLADVSMESLQGGEGAWYWFLLGWGDLSAGNFDDSQKHFAEARKAAYGTSPALSSQIGYLIFRSLLDSSAASVATIPQLQSALLENEGREIWFVYAQQLAALLYDSGDREAAIDLISRSLMEIPEGMGLEKAQFQLLATMAAGLERSEGRQALTELISANDFPDLMSIALQQAFSQARTEGAGTQDIIRQTLDQMIGASREHLLLDQALYYRAVFRFLDDDFVEAEEDAAELQRRFPRSPYRRGMLALQASSSWNRERYRTAASRLQQMRTEYADLRADYRLSSLIADCYLHAGLHSNTRDDFRNAAEAYATALANVTSLGQGGRLFFQLIYSRLKAGQLDLAIEAVDDDRLRSLAESEMIWQAQWLVLREMRRQGRGSEAYDRAQEAVLSESTTRLLKLRLLWLTARLSVVSGDPEYTIDWVREIESFVDGEIWTEEEEDLLGKVLASSQLSLSEAYFALGEPEEAVEILKELRTEYPGKEASLLSFISEARYLTKINRTVEAQQLLVSLADRYSEHRLAPLALFEAALNAEQRGQDAYLDEATKLLQRIATDYPDSDIVFRARLMQADLLRRLNKFSSAEQIYYRLENEYSDRPDRFLAQMSMAETLLAQADRNPVKFDGAISRFEHLADLPEAPLDLRIEAGFKLGQVRRSRGEALRAKQIFWVLYDKMLVEELRIRELNAKGRYWLARALFSLAELSGEEGDIDKANLFYREIIKHGLNGAELARDRLQLLETSVGASLAN, from the coding sequence ATGGCTGGCCCTATAGGCTTAAGGGCTATCGAGCCGGAGGATTTGGCGATCCCGGTTGCGGAAGATCCGGCTCCCTTCTCAGAGAGCGAATCGATCGAAGAGGATCTTTCGCTTCTGGCGAAAGGTTACTGGCTAGCGGGAAGCGCTCGCCGTGCTTTGGCTGTGGGAGCTTATGACCTGAGCTACGAACTCGCGGTCGAAGCGGAGTCTTATGTGGAGGAAGAGGATGCGGCCTTCGAAAATTCTTTGGTGGTTTTGGATTCCCTGTTGGCCACCACGCAATGGGTAGAGGCTCGGGCTCGCCTGCTCGAGCTCGCTGGCGAGTACTCGGAAGGGCAAGCTTTGGAACGCATCGCACTCCGCGAAGCAATGATGGCTTATGCCGAGGGCGATGACGCGGGCGTAATGACGAACCTTGCTGACGTATCTATGGAAAGCCTGCAAGGAGGGGAAGGGGCTTGGTACTGGTTTTTGCTTGGTTGGGGGGATTTGTCAGCCGGTAATTTCGACGATTCACAGAAGCATTTTGCCGAAGCTCGTAAAGCCGCATATGGCACCTCTCCGGCATTATCCTCTCAGATTGGATATTTGATTTTTCGTAGCTTGTTGGACTCTAGCGCCGCTTCGGTTGCCACCATTCCACAACTTCAAAGCGCGCTTCTCGAGAATGAGGGGCGTGAAATTTGGTTTGTATATGCCCAGCAATTGGCAGCGTTGCTCTACGACTCTGGAGACCGGGAGGCGGCGATCGATCTGATCTCGAGGAGTTTGATGGAAATCCCCGAAGGCATGGGCTTGGAGAAAGCCCAATTTCAGTTGCTTGCGACCATGGCGGCGGGCCTCGAAAGGTCGGAGGGGAGGCAGGCTTTAACGGAGTTGATTTCTGCCAATGATTTCCCAGACCTGATGAGCATCGCTCTGCAGCAGGCCTTTAGTCAGGCCCGCACCGAGGGGGCTGGAACTCAGGATATCATCCGTCAGACATTAGACCAAATGATAGGGGCGAGCCGGGAGCATTTGCTGTTGGACCAAGCTTTGTACTATCGAGCGGTGTTTCGCTTCCTGGACGATGACTTTGTCGAAGCGGAGGAGGATGCCGCCGAATTGCAAAGAAGGTTTCCGCGCTCTCCGTACCGCCGCGGAATGTTGGCCCTGCAGGCTTCCTCGTCTTGGAATCGAGAGCGTTACCGGACTGCAGCCAGTCGACTCCAACAGATGCGGACGGAGTATGCCGACTTGAGGGCAGATTACCGGCTTTCGTCATTGATCGCGGATTGTTACCTCCATGCAGGGCTGCATTCGAATACGCGGGATGACTTCCGTAACGCCGCCGAAGCCTACGCCACTGCCTTGGCCAATGTAACCTCGCTCGGGCAAGGTGGCCGTTTGTTTTTTCAGCTGATCTACTCGCGGCTTAAAGCGGGTCAGCTCGATCTGGCGATCGAAGCGGTCGACGATGATCGGCTCCGATCCTTGGCGGAATCTGAAATGATTTGGCAGGCCCAGTGGCTTGTGTTGAGGGAGATGAGGCGACAGGGTCGTGGATCAGAGGCCTACGACCGTGCCCAAGAGGCGGTCTTGTCAGAGTCGACTACCCGTTTGCTCAAGCTTCGGCTCCTGTGGCTGACTGCACGCTTGTCGGTGGTCTCGGGAGATCCCGAGTACACGATCGATTGGGTGCGAGAGATAGAGTCTTTTGTTGATGGCGAAATTTGGACCGAGGAAGAGGAAGACTTGCTTGGTAAGGTTTTGGCGAGCAGCCAGCTTTCGTTGTCCGAAGCATATTTCGCCTTGGGAGAGCCCGAGGAAGCGGTGGAGATCCTCAAGGAATTGCGGACGGAGTATCCCGGGAAAGAGGCGTCGCTATTATCCTTCATCTCGGAGGCTCGTTATCTCACCAAGATCAACCGCACGGTAGAGGCTCAGCAGCTTTTGGTGTCTCTGGCCGACCGCTACAGTGAGCACAGGCTGGCTCCGTTGGCCTTGTTTGAGGCTGCCTTGAATGCGGAACAACGCGGGCAAGACGCTTACTTGGACGAGGCGACTAAGCTTTTGCAGCGGATCGCGACGGACTATCCCGATTCCGATATCGTGTTCCGAGCTCGTCTGATGCAGGCTGACTTGCTGCGGCGCCTTAATAAGTTCAGTTCTGCGGAGCAAATCTACTACCGTTTGGAAAACGAATACTCGGACCGCCCCGATCGGTTTTTGGCTCAAATGTCCATGGCCGAAACCCTACTGGCTCAGGCTGATCGTAATCCTGTGAAATTCGACGGGGCCATTTCGCGATTCGAGCATTTGGCGGATTTGCCGGAGGCTCCGTTGGATCTGCGAATCGAAGCGGGGTTCAAGCTGGGGCAAGTCAGGCGTTCCCGCGGCGAAGCTCTGAGGGCGAAGCAAATCTTTTGGGTGCTTTACGACAAAATGCTTGTCGAGGAACTGAGGATCCGAGAGTTGAATGCGAAGGGGCGGTACTGGCTCGCTCGCGCTCTTTTCAGCCTAGCTGAGTTAAGCGGTGAAGAGGGGGATATCGATAAGGCGAATCTGTTTTACCGTGAGATAATTAAGCACGGCCTCAATGGCGCGGAGCTCGCGAGGGACCGGCTGCAATTGCTCGAGACTTCGGTAGGGGCTTCCTTGGCGAATTGA
- a CDS encoding dUTP diphosphatase, with translation MDKLQRIFEMQEELNARIGVNLKEIDEEEQTKWVLNYSRAMQQEMAELIDSVPWKWWAKYQEFDKQNAKVEVIDLFHFLISLAQTLGMSADDVYEAYVAKNKVNHQRQDSGYTVKDEADSRHI, from the coding sequence ATGGATAAGCTTCAGCGGATATTTGAAATGCAGGAAGAGCTCAACGCGCGCATCGGCGTGAATCTCAAGGAGATCGATGAGGAGGAGCAAACGAAGTGGGTTTTAAACTATTCGCGGGCCATGCAGCAAGAGATGGCTGAGCTGATCGATTCGGTCCCTTGGAAGTGGTGGGCCAAGTACCAGGAATTTGACAAGCAGAACGCCAAGGTTGAAGTGATCGACCTGTTTCACTTCCTGATTTCGCTAGCCCAAACCTTGGGAATGTCTGCGGATGATGTCTATGAAGCCTATGTTGCTAAGAACAAGGTGAACCATCAGCGGCAGGACAGCGGATATACGGTCAAGGACGAGGCGGATTCTCGCCATATTTAA
- a CDS encoding methyl-accepting chemotaxis protein, with protein MTDKLLEQGRAITSHQDSGEKSGIFDQALELVTSSIDFAVTSSASNTRLVEAFTRYSEQYNIVKKGEAQLAKTVVPLQIIERLFRIEASNLPQELQSSFDSLSKEIASLHGEMRLILDDQFAALRATGQKITSAKSQLSEHSRQLSELVAKTRVEIDSTLVNIRENIELNQLRNQKLLEITHKISVQNEQVMVGLQQQDFMNQRCQHVIQGINRIIEGLNDKNGLLNQTGLNAIAPLLFVESKQLQSIQTELDGAYASIEQGFQNTSDLLEGFGEKQLSHVNLEETKNSITVVVDSLLQAIEQANHLAKTAGEGTSAISQAVDSFSGTASDVTRNLFTIASGIKLIALNAQIQAAKMGEGTGLEVLSGRTCELSSETETHTRQIGSELENLSSLLESVISECSSLQSASAQKSGFLQAKGDKIREGLSGYRRQTSESLNAFSQSLKDSYQNAKRMVVASKLPRAPQETISLIRAKLEEAELCLPQRLGSLKPSGISHTVQHNYTMESERKVHEEALKIFENRELKNLQGLNPATPPGDLQTSFAASNNIELF; from the coding sequence TTGACTGACAAATTATTGGAACAAGGGAGAGCGATAACCTCACACCAAGATTCAGGTGAAAAATCCGGCATCTTTGACCAAGCCTTAGAACTCGTAACTAGCTCTATTGACTTCGCCGTCACTTCCTCCGCAAGCAACACCCGTCTCGTCGAGGCGTTCACTCGATATAGCGAGCAATACAATATCGTGAAAAAGGGCGAAGCCCAGCTAGCGAAAACTGTCGTCCCTCTCCAAATCATAGAACGCCTGTTCCGAATCGAGGCGTCCAACCTTCCCCAAGAGCTACAAAGCTCCTTCGATTCTCTATCAAAGGAGATAGCGAGTCTCCACGGTGAAATGCGACTAATTCTGGATGACCAATTCGCAGCCCTGCGCGCGACGGGGCAAAAGATCACAAGCGCAAAGTCTCAGCTCTCGGAACACTCTCGGCAATTGAGCGAACTCGTCGCGAAGACTCGGGTGGAAATTGATTCCACCCTCGTAAACATCCGAGAAAACATCGAGTTGAACCAGCTTCGAAATCAGAAGCTGTTAGAGATCACACATAAAATCTCCGTTCAAAACGAACAAGTTATGGTCGGGCTTCAGCAGCAGGACTTCATGAACCAACGCTGCCAACACGTGATTCAAGGAATCAATCGGATCATTGAAGGGCTGAACGACAAAAACGGCCTCTTGAATCAAACGGGCCTTAACGCCATAGCTCCCCTACTTTTTGTTGAAAGCAAGCAACTGCAATCTATTCAAACCGAGCTAGATGGTGCTTACGCATCAATAGAGCAAGGCTTCCAAAACACTTCCGACTTACTCGAGGGTTTCGGCGAAAAGCAGCTATCCCACGTCAACCTAGAGGAAACTAAAAATTCGATTACCGTCGTAGTTGATTCCCTATTACAGGCAATTGAACAAGCCAATCATCTAGCTAAAACAGCCGGAGAAGGTACATCTGCGATCTCACAAGCAGTTGACTCATTTAGCGGCACAGCAAGCGATGTAACTCGCAATCTGTTCACCATCGCTTCTGGGATTAAATTGATCGCCCTCAACGCACAAATCCAGGCCGCCAAAATGGGAGAAGGAACCGGACTCGAGGTTCTCTCAGGGCGTACTTGCGAGCTCTCATCTGAAACTGAGACGCATACCCGTCAAATAGGGAGCGAGCTTGAAAACCTTTCCAGCCTCTTGGAGTCAGTAATAAGCGAATGTTCCTCATTGCAGTCGGCATCCGCTCAGAAGTCAGGCTTCTTGCAAGCCAAAGGAGACAAAATCAGAGAAGGATTAAGTGGATACAGGCGACAAACCTCTGAATCTCTAAACGCTTTTTCTCAATCGCTAAAGGACAGCTACCAGAACGCTAAGAGAATGGTAGTTGCATCAAAACTACCGAGAGCTCCCCAAGAGACAATTTCACTTATACGAGCAAAGCTAGAGGAAGCCGAACTCTGCCTTCCGCAACGTTTGGGTAGTCTCAAGCCAAGCGGCATATCGCATACAGTCCAACATAACTATACCATGGAATCAGAACGGAAAGTGCATGAGGAAGCCTTGAAAATTTTCGAAAACCGAGAGTTGAAAAACCTGCAAGGGTTAAATCCAGCAACTCCTCCCGGGGATCTCCAAACATCATTCGCAGCAAGCAACAATATAGAACTCTTTTGA
- a CDS encoding STAS domain-containing protein has protein sequence MKQNQEGDNTRYQTGEHLIVEDVLEAKEKILKALGRNSKLILDLSQLNQVDTFGIQLLASALKSSSADYIKIENPTEDFRATCRKVGLFSICTETP, from the coding sequence ATGAAACAGAACCAAGAAGGCGATAACACCAGATACCAAACAGGAGAACACCTCATAGTAGAAGACGTTCTGGAAGCGAAAGAAAAGATACTAAAAGCGTTAGGCAGAAACTCTAAGCTCATCCTCGATCTATCGCAGCTAAATCAAGTCGATACCTTCGGTATACAACTTCTCGCGTCAGCTCTTAAATCAAGCTCCGCCGACTATATAAAAATCGAAAATCCAACCGAAGACTTTCGAGCGACCTGCCGCAAGGTCGGACTGTTCTCAATTTGTACAGAAACCCCTTAA
- a CDS encoding response regulator, protein MSKTIMTVDDSPSVRQMVGLALMQAGHKVVEAADGRQALEKLKSNPVNMVITDLNMPNMNGIELIRNLRANPAFKYTPIIMLTTETQAEKKAAGKAAGATGWIVKPFSGEQLRGVVTKVLR, encoded by the coding sequence ATGAGCAAAACAATAATGACTGTAGACGACTCTCCCAGCGTCCGGCAAATGGTGGGACTTGCCCTCATGCAAGCCGGACACAAGGTCGTCGAAGCAGCAGATGGGCGACAGGCTTTAGAGAAGCTTAAGAGCAATCCCGTCAATATGGTCATCACTGACCTCAATATGCCGAATATGAACGGTATCGAGCTGATAAGAAACCTTCGAGCAAACCCAGCCTTCAAGTACACGCCAATCATAATGCTCACCACCGAAACACAGGCGGAGAAAAAAGCGGCAGGAAAGGCGGCTGGGGCCACAGGTTGGATCGTGAAGCCATTTTCCGGAGAGCAACTCCGTGGCGTAGTTACAAAGGTACTACGTTAG
- a CDS encoding chemotaxis protein CheA, with the protein MRKIDPSETFLQEAEELLLVIEGSALDLANDDSDEEAINQLFRAFHTLKGSSAMFGFDKVSGFTHHVEFILEEARDGKLKLSDELINLILESKDQIKGLLEGEESEACKRIVDRLRAIQGSPEDTASPENLDNVPTAAKAELTTYRIVFKPSPDIALSGQDPAHLLEDLRGLGECNIQSDTDSIPPIEEITPDICYLAWTIELTTEVDENAIRDVFIFVEDESQISIEKLESKNVPTPQDESPEEKAETISAKKHSSHPQSTVRVPSEKLDRLVNLVGELVMNQSRLTQVASSIESSELGVPVEEIERLVSELRDSVLGIRMMPIGSTFNRFRRLVHDLSCELGKKIDLTTEGEETELDKTVLDQLGDPLVHLIRNSIDHGIESPAERVANGKEDTGNIRLAATHEGAHVVVTIEDDGHGIDEERVLEKARERGLINNDSNLSKTEIFDLIFQPGFSTAKDLTNVSGRGVGMDVVKRQLEGLGGSIKITSNQGKGTRIDLTLPLTLAIIDGLLVEVDGDRLIIPMSAVTENVEITPTERAADNGRNIVNVRGEQVPYIRLRNLFNRPENGPAIEKVVIANHERQRIGFVVDRVLGSHQTVIQSLGKLYDDIEVVSGSTIMGDGSVALIVDVAGIIRYDTKTFRPEQSRRPSPDQPHPDQLLHN; encoded by the coding sequence ATGAGAAAGATCGACCCCAGCGAAACGTTTCTTCAGGAAGCCGAGGAACTTCTGCTCGTCATAGAGGGAAGTGCCTTGGATTTGGCTAACGACGATAGCGACGAAGAAGCGATCAACCAGCTATTCCGAGCCTTTCACACCCTCAAAGGCTCAAGCGCCATGTTCGGCTTCGATAAGGTTTCCGGTTTCACCCATCACGTTGAATTCATTCTCGAGGAGGCGCGCGACGGCAAACTCAAGCTTAGCGATGAGTTGATTAATTTGATACTGGAATCAAAAGACCAAATAAAAGGCCTTCTAGAGGGCGAGGAATCGGAGGCCTGCAAACGTATTGTCGATCGGCTAAGAGCGATTCAAGGAAGCCCAGAGGACACCGCATCACCCGAAAATCTGGACAATGTCCCAACAGCAGCGAAAGCAGAACTAACCACCTACAGGATTGTTTTCAAACCATCGCCAGACATAGCTCTCAGTGGCCAAGACCCCGCTCACCTCCTCGAGGACCTCAGGGGACTTGGCGAATGTAATATTCAATCGGATACAGATAGCATTCCACCAATTGAAGAGATCACACCCGACATTTGCTACCTAGCTTGGACGATAGAGCTAACGACCGAGGTAGACGAGAACGCGATTCGAGATGTCTTTATTTTCGTAGAAGATGAAAGCCAGATTTCGATAGAAAAACTCGAGTCAAAAAATGTGCCCACCCCCCAAGATGAGTCGCCTGAAGAAAAAGCTGAGACAATCTCAGCAAAGAAACACTCCAGCCACCCACAATCCACAGTACGCGTACCATCCGAGAAACTGGATCGCCTAGTAAATTTAGTGGGAGAATTGGTGATGAACCAATCCCGGCTCACTCAAGTCGCAAGTTCCATAGAATCCAGTGAACTAGGAGTTCCGGTTGAGGAGATAGAGCGACTCGTATCCGAACTTCGTGACAGCGTTTTGGGAATTCGCATGATGCCCATCGGATCCACCTTCAATCGCTTTCGTCGCCTAGTACATGACCTATCCTGCGAGCTCGGTAAAAAGATAGACCTGACCACTGAGGGAGAGGAAACTGAGCTCGATAAGACCGTTTTGGACCAGTTAGGAGATCCACTCGTTCACCTAATCAGAAACAGTATCGACCATGGCATCGAATCTCCCGCGGAGCGAGTCGCCAACGGCAAAGAAGACACGGGAAACATCCGACTCGCCGCAACACACGAGGGAGCTCACGTCGTAGTGACGATCGAAGACGACGGTCACGGAATCGACGAAGAACGCGTCCTGGAAAAAGCCCGCGAGCGAGGCTTGATTAACAACGACTCAAACCTTTCTAAAACAGAAATCTTCGACCTTATTTTCCAACCTGGTTTTTCGACTGCGAAAGACCTTACCAACGTATCCGGTCGAGGAGTGGGAATGGATGTCGTCAAACGGCAACTAGAAGGACTCGGGGGCTCGATAAAGATTACCAGCAATCAAGGTAAAGGTACCCGAATCGATCTGACTCTACCGCTTACCTTGGCCATTATCGACGGACTCCTCGTGGAGGTAGACGGGGATCGATTAATCATTCCCATGTCTGCGGTGACAGAGAATGTAGAGATAACGCCAACGGAACGTGCTGCGGATAATGGCCGAAACATCGTCAATGTGCGCGGAGAGCAGGTTCCTTACATTCGCCTGAGAAATCTCTTCAACAGACCCGAAAACGGACCGGCTATCGAAAAGGTAGTCATCGCCAATCACGAACGCCAAAGGATCGGCTTTGTCGTGGATCGAGTCCTCGGCAGTCACCAAACAGTAATCCAATCGCTGGGTAAATTGTATGATGATATCGAAGTCGTATCCGGTTCCACTATCATGGGGGACGGTAGCGTCGCCCTGATCGTAGATGTAGCCGGCATCATACGGTACGACACGAAAACTTTTCGTCCGGAACAATCGCGAAGACCAAGTCCGGATCAGCCACACCCCGACCAGCTCCTCCACAACTAG
- a CDS encoding chemotaxis protein CheW — MSIESKEPTQYITFKLGDEIFAINVSQVREVLDLTKITRVPTAPPYMRGVVNVRGAAIPVVDLRLKFGLPQAENTVNSRILVLELELDGETCVLGGIADSVHEVIELEEDQVKAPPSIAMRWRSEFIRGMGKRDEQFIILLDIDAVFACDEAIIADAAKEARQLASATE, encoded by the coding sequence ATGAGTATCGAATCAAAAGAACCCACTCAGTACATCACCTTTAAGCTGGGGGACGAAATCTTCGCGATCAACGTTTCCCAAGTCAGAGAGGTACTGGACCTAACAAAAATAACCCGCGTCCCCACTGCCCCGCCCTATATGAGAGGCGTGGTAAACGTCCGAGGAGCCGCTATCCCAGTCGTCGACCTCAGGCTCAAATTCGGGCTCCCGCAAGCCGAGAATACCGTCAATAGCCGCATCCTCGTTCTAGAGTTAGAGCTCGATGGAGAGACCTGCGTCCTAGGCGGCATCGCCGACAGCGTGCACGAAGTCATCGAACTTGAGGAAGACCAAGTCAAAGCGCCTCCATCCATCGCCATGCGCTGGAGGAGTGAGTTCATCCGCGGCATGGGCAAGCGAGACGAGCAATTCATCATTCTGCTCGATATCGACGCAGTCTTCGCCTGCGACGAGGCCATTATAGCTGATGCCGCCAAGGAAGCCCGTCAACTGGCCTCCGCCACGGAGTAG
- a CDS encoding methyl-accepting chemotaxis protein has product MSLKDKINDLPIGKKIGYGFASVMLVFIATGGYSILNMRSNATESKHLAEEFVPELNLSIALSAEMAEANLNTRSYATTGKPEYLKLAYESISKLEETLEETEELAARATQLQKLKKSITEAPQLLKEFEDGLEGIDKANAELDKYYNTAAGDGKIATQGINDIIDGQYAKMNAELEKGAPTSSLQERQFKISEFNNIRLLFLGARMENLRSMALDDASILERSLNNFERIGHIVSEIRPLLRVQADIDELEKISSAFDNYNKTLIKQAESMEALSEAILMCSEASEAFEEFAVSLSAAAKEEVATTSSHAAAQLSMTSIFALVGIIASIAIGIFVSIGITRLVTVPLSLAMELVNKVSEGDLTHSADVRSDDEIGRMVHSLNNMVISIRKVVGEVTVAADNVASGSEELSSSAEELSQGAAEQASSTEETTSSMEQMTSSIQQNSDNARQTDQIASKAAEDAERSGQSVNQTVASMRNIAEKISIIEEISRKTDLLALNAAVEAARAGEHGKGFAVVASEVRKLAERSQTAAAEISKITGDGVEVAEQAGQMLAALVPDIRRTAELVQEINASSAEQATGANQVNKAIQQLDQVTQQNSTASEEMASTAEELSSQAEQLQSSIAFFRVDESSSTGNIAQRKPQRKSSGAVNRVTSAGGSARHKGLDLALNRSASPRGASISLEDKGADNLDSDFQPY; this is encoded by the coding sequence ATGAGCTTAAAAGATAAAATAAACGACCTCCCGATCGGCAAAAAGATCGGATACGGATTCGCCAGCGTGATGCTAGTCTTCATCGCGACCGGCGGGTATTCGATTCTCAACATGAGAAGCAATGCCACCGAATCCAAGCACCTCGCAGAAGAATTCGTTCCCGAACTCAACCTCTCAATCGCTCTTAGCGCTGAAATGGCAGAGGCAAACCTCAATACCCGAAGCTACGCCACCACCGGCAAGCCCGAATACCTCAAGCTCGCATATGAATCTATCTCAAAGCTAGAGGAAACGCTTGAGGAAACCGAGGAGCTCGCCGCTAGGGCCACGCAACTTCAGAAGCTAAAGAAGAGCATCACCGAAGCTCCCCAGCTACTCAAAGAATTCGAGGACGGACTTGAGGGTATAGACAAGGCAAATGCAGAGTTGGATAAATACTACAACACTGCTGCTGGTGACGGAAAAATCGCTACACAAGGCATAAACGATATTATAGATGGCCAATACGCCAAAATGAATGCCGAACTGGAGAAAGGTGCTCCAACTTCCTCCCTACAAGAACGCCAATTCAAAATCTCAGAATTCAACAATATTCGCCTTCTGTTTCTAGGAGCGCGCATGGAGAATCTTCGTTCCATGGCTTTGGATGATGCGTCGATACTCGAACGTTCCTTGAACAATTTCGAGCGAATCGGACACATCGTTTCAGAAATCAGACCATTGCTAAGAGTCCAAGCCGATATTGATGAGCTCGAGAAAATCTCTTCGGCGTTCGACAACTACAACAAGACACTAATCAAGCAGGCCGAAAGTATGGAAGCCTTGAGCGAAGCGATACTCATGTGCTCCGAAGCAAGCGAAGCCTTTGAAGAATTCGCTGTCAGCCTGAGCGCAGCAGCGAAAGAGGAAGTCGCGACCACTTCATCCCACGCAGCGGCTCAACTATCGATGACCTCTATCTTCGCCCTGGTAGGCATCATAGCCTCCATCGCAATCGGAATTTTCGTATCAATTGGTATCACTCGCTTGGTTACAGTCCCCCTTTCTCTCGCTATGGAGTTAGTGAACAAAGTTTCCGAGGGCGACCTCACTCACTCCGCCGATGTTCGCTCTGACGACGAAATCGGACGAATGGTTCACTCCCTCAACAACATGGTTATCTCCATCCGCAAGGTCGTGGGAGAAGTCACGGTGGCCGCCGACAATGTAGCATCAGGAAGCGAAGAACTCAGCTCCTCCGCAGAAGAACTCTCCCAAGGCGCAGCAGAGCAAGCATCCTCTACCGAAGAGACAACTTCCTCCATGGAACAGATGACCTCTTCCATCCAGCAAAATTCGGACAACGCTCGCCAGACCGATCAGATCGCCTCCAAGGCAGCGGAAGACGCCGAGCGGAGCGGCCAATCCGTTAATCAGACAGTCGCCTCCATGCGTAACATCGCCGAGAAGATCTCCATCATTGAAGAGATCTCCCGAAAGACCGACCTACTCGCCCTCAACGCAGCCGTGGAAGCGGCTCGAGCAGGCGAACATGGCAAGGGCTTCGCTGTAGTTGCCAGCGAAGTACGCAAGCTGGCCGAACGCAGCCAGACCGCCGCGGCGGAGATCAGCAAGATCACCGGAGATGGGGTGGAAGTTGCGGAACAGGCGGGACAAATGCTCGCCGCCTTGGTGCCCGATATTCGTCGCACCGCTGAGCTAGTGCAGGAGATCAACGCCTCCAGCGCAGAACAGGCAACCGGAGCAAATCAGGTTAACAAAGCAATCCAGCAGCTCGACCAAGTCACACAGCAGAACTCCACTGCGTCTGAAGAAATGGCATCGACCGCTGAGGAACTCTCCAGCCAAGCTGAGCAGCTCCAATCCTCCATTGCCTTCTTCAGAGTAGATGAAAGTTCGAGCACTGGAAATATCGCCCAACGCAAGCCTCAACGGAAAAGCTCAGGCGCAGTAAACCGGGTCACCTCGGCAGGCGGATCAGCAAGGCATAAAGGGCTCGATTTAGCCCTGAACCGATCTGCATCGCCTAGAGGAGCTTCGATCTCATTAGAGGATAAGGGAGCGGACAATCTAGACTCCGACTTCCAGCCGTACTGA